From Montipora foliosa isolate CH-2021 chromosome 6, ASM3666993v2, whole genome shotgun sequence, a single genomic window includes:
- the LOC138005076 gene encoding serine/threonine-protein kinase pim-3-like, protein MSLNPSRKRRLFVSCEEAQSSRGQHEESPCVPAKCRKLGIPPSASPALPTLQKSTTENATSSKSLKRAHRESNLETEVPAKKALIAEPSTQVDKEKDSCVAGPSCAQPVPRKRNKKTRRGKRKPRGLGAYDIGKCLGSGGFGEVYTARRKRDGLPVAIKFVKKNKVSRFKEIKGRQFPAEAYYQRHVAHPNIIGLLDIFVNHENFVFVLERPEVSLDLFEAIEARDGIPEDEGRRFFAQILDATIQCDEQGVLHRDLKPENIIIDLKTREAKLTDFGLACETQEDPFRHFVGTQHYCPPEFFSHHYFFGIPATVWQLGFLLNEMLTGEMPYVKPRMALFMKPSIPKHLSKDARSLIAWLLSRDPDERPTLQQIKGHPWLNEPGCQ, encoded by the exons atgAGTTTGAATCCAAGCCGAAAACGAAGACTTTTCGTTAGTTGTGAGGAAGCGCAATCATCGCGTGGGCAGCATGAAGAAAGCCCTTGCGTGCCTGCGAAGTGCAGAAAACTCGGAATTCCACCATCAGCATCACCG GCCCTCCCTACTCTTCAGAAGTCGACAACGGAAAACGCTACTTCATCCAAAAG CCTTAAACGAGCTCATAGAGAATCAAATCTGGAAACAGAAGTTCCAGCGAAGAAGGCTTTGATTGCAGAGCCAAGT ACTCAGGTTGATAAAGAGAAAGACAGTTGTGTTGCCGGACCAAGTTGTGCACAGCCTGTCCCAAGAAAACGCAACAAAAAGACACGCAGAG GAAAGCGTAAACCACGTGGACTGGGAGCTTATGATATTGGAAAGTGTTTGGGATCCGGAGGATTTGGAGAAGTTTACACTGCTAGAAGAAAGCGTGATGGTCTACCG GTTGCCATCAAATTTGTGAAGAAAAATAAAGTTAGTCGTTTTAAGGAG ATAAAGGGCCGACAATTTCCAGCCGAAGCATATTACCAGCGTCATGTTGCCCATCCAAACATCATTGGGTTGCTCGATATTTTTGTAAACCATGAAAACTTTGTATTCGTGCTTGAGCGCCCCGAAGTTTCTTTGGACTTGTTTGAAGCAATCGAGGCCCGAGATGGCATCCCCGAAGATGAGGGCCGTCGGTTTTTCGCGCAGATTCTCGACGCGACGATCCAGTGCGACGAACAAGGCGTCCTACACCGAGACCTCAAGCCAGAGAACATCATCATTGATTTAAAGACAAGAGAGGCAAAGCTGACGGACTTTGGACTTGCTTGTGAAACACAAGAGGATCCATTCAGGCATTTTGTTG gCACACAGCATTACTGTCCACCTGAATTCTTCTCTCATCACTATTTCTTTGGAATTCCAGCAACTGTCTGGCAACTCGGTTTTCTGCTTAATGAAATGCTGACCGGTGAAATGCCGTATGTCAAGCCTCGTATGGCTCTGTTCATGAAGCCATCCATTCCTAAACACCTTTCAAAGG ATGCTCGAAGTTTAATTGCCTGGCTGCTGTCAAGAGATCCAGATGAGCGGCCTACTTTGCAACAGATCAAGGGGCATCCTTGGCTCAACGAGCCTGGATGCCAATAA
- the LOC138006825 gene encoding glycine receptor subunit alphaZ1-like isoform X1, translating into MELYFALRTRTLFIMFVTSAFVHGLPARRLSGIEERRERRSANETASVRLRSSVARKASPPDGSYAKVSRLINKRLKNYDKNVRPNDTGKPVEVLIEFKLMSFGKIREEDMDYTIDIFFRQWWTDPRLAHGQDKVFNAALDPTKLGSGIWTPDTYFRNVKSSKYHGVSRENMRLRIFKDGSIYFSARITLTAQCDMDLRLFPLDTQQCELIIESYAYTVDDVVYNWKNPGSNAIEVFVTELAQYDLLNITTSKKASTNSKGSFDSLKATFSLKRRTTYFIFQLFIPSGFVVFLSWLSFWVDRHAVPARISLVITCILSTMFLFQSASSSLPRISYLKAVDYYLITSFMFIVSCMVEYVCVLNFPDKSSALLRSNASLAPPQTPFQGANSIAEIIDQNYHSNKDRPNGVAGGVSLRKGAFLHENLSASRRKQTPLNNYVEGFPTQQYPPHIIDRHARKIFPLLFGLFNIVYWSYYIPQR; encoded by the exons GCGTCTTTCAGGAATCGAGGAGAGAAGGGAGCGCAGAAGCGCAAATGAGACGGCTTCGGTCCGTTTAAGGAGCTCCGTGGCGAGAAAAG CATCGCCACCTGATGGGTCGTACGCTAAAGTGTCGAGATTGATCAACAAAAGGTTAAAAAACTACGACAAAAATGTTCGTCCTAATGATACAG GGAAACCCGTGGAAGTCTTAATCGAATTCAAACTCATGTCTTTCGGGAAAATAAGGGAAGAAGATATG GACTATACGATAGACATCTTCTTTAGACAGTGGTGGACGGATCCCAGACTGGCTCATGGTCAAGACAAAGTGTTTAACGCTGCGTTGGATCCTACCAAACTGGGATCAGGAATATGGACCCCAGATACTTACTTCAGAAATGTAAAATCTTCCAAATATCATGGTGTCAGCCGAGAGAATATGCGACTTAGAATATTTAAAGATGGAAGCATATATTTTAGCGCGAG AATTACTTTGACAGCTCAGTGTGATATGGATCTAAGACTGTTTCCCTTAGACACTCAACAGTGTGAACTTATAATAGAAAGTT ATGCCTATACAGTGGATGATGTAGTGTATAACTGGAAAAACCCAGGCTCGAATGCCATTGAGGTTTTTGTAACCGAACTGGCGCAGTATGATCTACTCAACATCACCACGTCGAAAAAGGCATCCACTAATAGCAAAG GTTCTTTCGATAGTCTAAAGGCAACTTTTTCCCTCAAGCGACGAACAACTTACTTCATTTTCCAGCTTTTCATTCCTTCGGGGTTCGTCGTTTTCCTTTCCTGGCTCAGCTTTTGGGTTGACCGTCATGCAGTTCCAGCTCGCATCTCACTCGTCATCACCTGCATTCTTAGCACCATGTTTCTATTCCAATCAGCCAGTTCCAGTCTCCCAAGGATTTCGTACCTCAAAGCAGTGGATTATTATTTGATTACGTCATTCATGTTCATTGTGTCGTGTATGGTAGAGTATGTCTGCGTGTTAAACTTTCCTGATAAATCGTCCGCTCTACTTCGGAGTAATGCTAGTCTGGCGCCG CCACAAACGCCGTTCCAAGGAGCAAACTCCATAGCCGAGATAATAGACCAAAATTATCACTCCAATAAAGATCGACCTAATGGTGTTGCTGGAGGTGTATCGCTTAGGAAAGGAGCGTTTCTTCACGAGAATCTCTCAGCATCAAGGAGAAAGCAAACGCCTCTCAATAACTATGTGGAAGGTTTCCCTACTCAGCAATATCCTCCTCATATTATCGACCGACACGCGCGTAAGATATTCCCACTTCTTTTCGGATTGTTCAACATCGTCTATTGGTCCTACTATATTCCGCAGCGATGA
- the LOC138006825 gene encoding gamma-aminobutyric acid receptor subunit rho-1-like isoform X2 has translation MFQCSICSPIWRFLYHVIASCVTRKNRRLGHIEFPKFHKYKDPLVGSVASPPDGSYAKVSRLINKRLKNYDKNVRPNDTGKPVEVLIEFKLMSFGKIREEDMDYTIDIFFRQWWTDPRLAHGQDKVFNAALDPTKLGSGIWTPDTYFRNVKSSKYHGVSRENMRLRIFKDGSIYFSARITLTAQCDMDLRLFPLDTQQCELIIESYAYTVDDVVYNWKNPGSNAIEVFVTELAQYDLLNITTSKKASTNSKGSFDSLKATFSLKRRTTYFIFQLFIPSGFVVFLSWLSFWVDRHAVPARISLVITCILSTMFLFQSASSSLPRISYLKAVDYYLITSFMFIVSCMVEYVCVLNFPDKSSALLRSNASLAPPQTPFQGANSIAEIIDQNYHSNKDRPNGVAGGVSLRKGAFLHENLSASRRKQTPLNNYVEGFPTQQYPPHIIDRHARKIFPLLFGLFNIVYWSYYIPQR, from the exons atgttccaGTGCTCTATTTGCTCTCCaatatggcggtttttgtaccatgtgatcgccagctgTGTAACCAGAAAGAATCGCCGTCTTGGGCACATtgaatttcccaaatttcacAAATACAAAGATCCGTTGGTCGGGTCTGTCG CATCGCCACCTGATGGGTCGTACGCTAAAGTGTCGAGATTGATCAACAAAAGGTTAAAAAACTACGACAAAAATGTTCGTCCTAATGATACAG GGAAACCCGTGGAAGTCTTAATCGAATTCAAACTCATGTCTTTCGGGAAAATAAGGGAAGAAGATATG GACTATACGATAGACATCTTCTTTAGACAGTGGTGGACGGATCCCAGACTGGCTCATGGTCAAGACAAAGTGTTTAACGCTGCGTTGGATCCTACCAAACTGGGATCAGGAATATGGACCCCAGATACTTACTTCAGAAATGTAAAATCTTCCAAATATCATGGTGTCAGCCGAGAGAATATGCGACTTAGAATATTTAAAGATGGAAGCATATATTTTAGCGCGAG AATTACTTTGACAGCTCAGTGTGATATGGATCTAAGACTGTTTCCCTTAGACACTCAACAGTGTGAACTTATAATAGAAAGTT ATGCCTATACAGTGGATGATGTAGTGTATAACTGGAAAAACCCAGGCTCGAATGCCATTGAGGTTTTTGTAACCGAACTGGCGCAGTATGATCTACTCAACATCACCACGTCGAAAAAGGCATCCACTAATAGCAAAG GTTCTTTCGATAGTCTAAAGGCAACTTTTTCCCTCAAGCGACGAACAACTTACTTCATTTTCCAGCTTTTCATTCCTTCGGGGTTCGTCGTTTTCCTTTCCTGGCTCAGCTTTTGGGTTGACCGTCATGCAGTTCCAGCTCGCATCTCACTCGTCATCACCTGCATTCTTAGCACCATGTTTCTATTCCAATCAGCCAGTTCCAGTCTCCCAAGGATTTCGTACCTCAAAGCAGTGGATTATTATTTGATTACGTCATTCATGTTCATTGTGTCGTGTATGGTAGAGTATGTCTGCGTGTTAAACTTTCCTGATAAATCGTCCGCTCTACTTCGGAGTAATGCTAGTCTGGCGCCG CCACAAACGCCGTTCCAAGGAGCAAACTCCATAGCCGAGATAATAGACCAAAATTATCACTCCAATAAAGATCGACCTAATGGTGTTGCTGGAGGTGTATCGCTTAGGAAAGGAGCGTTTCTTCACGAGAATCTCTCAGCATCAAGGAGAAAGCAAACGCCTCTCAATAACTATGTGGAAGGTTTCCCTACTCAGCAATATCCTCCTCATATTATCGACCGACACGCGCGTAAGATATTCCCACTTCTTTTCGGATTGTTCAACATCGTCTATTGGTCCTACTATATTCCGCAGCGATGA
- the LOC138008741 gene encoding uncharacterized protein: MTNEQQLSTSGENITSQVLDVSVANTVILVILSSFVFFLACIVLVVYYKWRVFQHVIETKMGIVVFFLGGLLTTITTLSSYEEKTVYASYRLLLLAGFGIVLLVVGSSVLFESATPERPLDDYGYERLPVGHLHGSMGIIIWVITIPLSVLELVFAIGAAKEAPDSTYAAVRYTALVQKIVQAGVYYFSLRHKVARGNLRMACSWFLKILSFFNFAFWVDSIVTSHYDNVWVVHLFGQGFSIVKAAYNALLIDYRLLCCLVFLEHALELTVVRRNLHIEEIFDPEANEALMQDSHISVNVEISHFSGYGYVVGLVLVATQLVAGLQYGGFVGKWANIFPIIASVVVIVFGLLLLYGSVSIAGNENDFTNHNSKWRETESKAIDVMVCFMGTIGFIYWFVKASFCALWASRYSSIDTEYYEYLTWTTVKNFVYATTILFQLNFFVKMGPHYGCDRESSRQRAKHFYVVTVMMALLSLLISFVVDEYNGRVENLLNQAHLSKTMSAFLRAAAPIHLGFSLHMFLHFFIMNRRLSQFQYNWKHRQLGNPREHYQPPAQNSESTTENRGQAREEQQPLISRPLSAIAET; this comes from the coding sequence ATGACGAATGAGCAGCAATTGTCTACGAGCGGCGAGAACATTACAAGTCAAGTTCTTGATGTCTCTGTCGCAAATACGGTGATCCTCGTAATTCTTTCGTCGTTTGTGTTTTTCTTGGCATGTATCGTCTTAGTCGTTTACTACAAGTGGCGCGTTTTCCAgcatgttattgaaacaaaaatggGAATAGTTGTGTTTTTCCTCGGCGGCTTGCTCACAACCATCACGACCTTGAGTTCTTACGAAGAGAAAACCGTGTACGCCTCTTATCGGCTGCTTCTTCTAGCTGGCTTTGGTATAGTTTTGTTAGTTGTTGGTTCTTCGGTTTTGTTTGAGAGTGCCACCCCAGAACGACCACTCGACGATTACGGTTACGAACGACTTCCTGTTGGTCACCTTCATGGTAGTATGGGAATAATCATTTGGGTCATAACTATTCCTTTGAGTGTGCTGGAACTCGTGTTTGCAATTGGTGCAGCTAAAGAGGCACCAGATTCTACCTATGCAGCTGTAAGATACACGGCTTTGGTACAAAAGATCGTTCAAGCTGGTGTCTACTATTTTAGTTTGCGTCACAAAGTCGCCAGAGGTAATCTACGCATGGCTTGTTCATGGTTCCTAAAGATTTTGTCCTTCTTTAACTTTGCTTTCTGGGTTGACTCAATAGTAACATCACACTATGATAATGTCTGGGTGGTACATCTGTTTGGTCAGGGCTTCTCGATTGTAAAAGCGGCATATAACGCCTTGCTCATCGACTACAGACTTCTATGCTGCTTGGTCTTTCTGGAACATGCTCTAGAGTTAACAGTAGTTCGCAGAAATCTTCACATCGAAGAGATATTTGATCCAGAGGCTAACGAGGCCTTAATGCAAGACTCCCACATTTCAGTGAATGTGGAGATTTCACATTTCTCTGGGTATGGCTATGTGGTTGGTCTGGTTTTAGTTGCGACCCAGCTTGTTGCAGGACTCCAGTATGGTGGCTTTGTTGGCAAATGGGCAAACATATTCCCTATCATTGCTAGTGTTGTTGTCATAGTCTTTGGGCTTTTGCTTCTCTATGGAAGTGTCAGCATTGCTGGCAATGAAAACGATTTTACCAATCACAATAGCAAGTGGCGAGAGACAGAATCCAAAGCTATTGATGTAATGGTGTGTTTCATGGGCACTATTGGTTTTATTTACTGGTTTGTAAAAGCGTCATTTTGTGCCTTATGGGCATCTAGGTACTCTTCAATCGATACGGAATATTATGAGTATCTAACCTGGACTACAGTGAAAAACTTTGTCTATGCTACAACAATCCTCTTCCAACTGAATTTCTTTgtgaaaatgggcccacattATGGGTGTGACAGAGAGAGCAGTCGTCAGAGAGCAAAGCATTTTTACGTGGTAACAGTAATGATGGCATTGTTATCTCTTCTTATTTCCTTTGTTGTGGATGAATACAATGGGCGAGTGGAAAATCTTCTCAACCAAGCACATCTAAGCAAAACTATGTCAGCATTTCTCAGAGCTGCAGCACCCATTCATCTTGGTTTTAGCCTGCATATGTTCCTCCACTTCTTTATTATGAACAGAAGGCTTTCCCAGTTTCAGTATAATTGGAAGCATAGGCAACTGGGAAATCCCCGTGAACATTATCAACCCCCAGCTCAAAACTCTGAAAGCACTACAGAAAACCGCGGACAAGCAAGAGAAGAGCAGCAACCACTGATATCTCGTCCACTTTCAGCAATAGCAGAGACCTAA